TCGAGAGGATCCGATCTCCGGACGACTTGATGTCCAGATAGAACCCGGAGATGACACGAGGGACGACGGAGACCTCTTCGAGGCCATTCGGCTTCACGGCGAAGGTGCGGAACCCGAATTCCGTGGACTCGTTGTTGTAGCCGTAGAGGACTCCAGGCGATCCGGTGAAGGCGATGCGATTCGCGCCCGTGTGGCCCGGGGTCATGCTGTCGCGGCGCACGCCGCCGTCCCAGATGCCGACTCCCGCGTGCCGCGGCGAAACGCCCTTGATCCAGGTGCTCACCGCCACCGAGTCGGGCGCGCCGGGGACCACGGCGATCTGCTCCGCGAAGAGGGGCCCGGACCGTGAGTCGGTCCTCAGGTCGAACTGCCCAACGACCGAGAAGGTCGCAAGATCCACCTTCACCACGCGCGGCGCGCCCGCGAGCCCCACGTAGAGCGTAGACGAGTCATCGGAGATCGCCAGGACGGTCGGCTCGCTCCCCACGAAGAGCGTCGCTTCGAGGAGGCCGCTGGCGGGGTCCAGAATGGCGACCGAGTTGCCATCGGCGCCAAATGAGCTGGGCAGGCTGACGTAGAGCTTGCCGCGACTCCGATCGGAGACCAGCCCGTTGGCCTTGATGTCGATCGAATCCCCCCGCGGGCAAGGGCCACAGTCCAGGGTCGAGCCGCAGTCGTCGCTCACCTCGCCGCACAGGCCGGTACACGACAGGGGCTCACAGGCACCGCAGCGATGATTGGAATCGCAGGCCAGACCCGCGGCGCAAGTGCCGCAGTCCAGCATCTCGCCGCAATTGTTCGAGACGAGGCCGCACTCCGCGTCCATGTCCTCGCAGGACGAGGGGAGACACGGCCCGGGGCCACACCGGTTCGGCCCCGCTGCGCCGCACACGTCAGTCCCGCTACACTCCCCGCATTCGAGCACACCGGTACAGCCGTCCAGGATCCTCCCGCATTCGGCGCCGATCTGACTGCAGTCGATCGGAACGCAGAAGCCAAGCCCGCAACGGTTCGGCCCTCCACCGCCACAAACCTCGGGAGCATCGCACGTGCCGCAATCGAGAATCGACCTGCACCCGTCCAGGACCTGGCCGCACTCGGCGCCCTGAGACGCGCATGTGACCGCGACGCAATCGGTGACGGGCTCCCTCGACCAGACGAGCTTCTCGTTTCCGGGGCAGCCGGTCGCGAGCGCGCCAACCGAGAGGACCACCGCAATCCACCGCATCCAGTTTCTCCCTCGGCGCGGGCCTTCGTGCCCGACCAGCCTTGCCCTTGGTGCCCAGCGAATGTGTTTCCTACTCCATCACTGGGAGAGAATACAGGGCGTCGGAGCCCCTACCGGCGGCGCGGTCGACGCAGGTGGGTCGCGACCAGGCCAAGCGCGACGAGCACCGGTACGGCCAGCTGGTCCCCACGGCCTGCGCTGCAGCCGAAGCGCAGCGAGGAATCGTCGCATCTCCGTGAGCGGCCGCTGTCGTCCCTGCCGCCATGATGGCCGCTGTCGTCCGGTCCGTCGTGGTGGCCATCATCGTCGTAGAGACCGTGGTGACCGCTGTCGTCGACGCCCTCTGGACAGCTGAAGTCGTCGTCACCACCGTGCCCGGCCGAGCCGTCGTCGCCCCCTCGCCCACCATGCCAGTCTCCGCCGCCGCTGCCGGCCCGCCCATCGTCACTGCTGCTACGGGAGCCGTGGCGGTCGTCGTCGAGGCCAGACGCCAACGCCGTGGAAGAGCCGAGTACGACGACGAGCAAACCGAGGCAAAGGTTCCGCATGAACACCCCTCCAGGGACGGCTTCTCCGCCGCCCGCGCGCATTGGGAGGTCGAGGGAAGACGGAATTCCGCCATCGACATCCGGCCATGGGTTCCGGGCCGACGAAGTTTCATCGCAAAAAAGTCGTCCTTCCCGCCGCTGGCCTGCAGCCCAGCAGGTGCGCCCCCATCCGCGGCCCTCCGGTAGCGACTCCTCGGGTCAGGCGCCCATCCGCCTCCACCGCTTCGTTTCCGTCTTGCACCCCGCTGTGATGGAATGCTCACTTGCAGTCCAGTAGCCGACAGCTCGGGGTAGGCGATGGGAGTAGTTCAGCGGGTACGGAGAGGCGTCGCGGGAAACTCTTCCTGGCTCTGGCCAGCGCTCGTCCTGGCATTTCTCTCGGCCGGCTGCGCCGCCACTCCCCTGCGCAAGGCGGTGGTCCCGTATGGGACTGCTACCGAGAGCGCCGCCGCCGCCCTGGCCGCCGAGCCGGCGCGGGCGCGGGCCACTTGCCAGCGGCGCCTCGACCTGGATCGGCTCCAGCGGCTGCTCGACGGACGCGACGGCACCGGCCGGGCGGCGCTCGTGGAGGAATGCGACGAGATCGCGGCGATCGGCGCGATTCACCTGCGCTCCCTGCAGCTACTGGAAGCGTATGGCCGCTCGCTGGTGGCGATCGCTGGGCGCAGCTCCACGGGCGAGACTGCCGGGCTCCCGTCGGCCAGAGGCGAACTGGGCGAAGCGCTGGCAGGGGTGTTGCTGACCGGATGGACCGAGCGGACGCTCGAGGAAGCGATCGGTGAAGCCCAACAACCCGCGCTCCGCCTCCTGCACGCGCTGCGCTCGTGGGGCAAGGCGGTGGCCATGCAGCTCCAGGACTACCGCGCGCTCCTGCGCGAGGTCGACGAGAGTCTCCTCGCCCGGCACGAGCGGCGCCTCGACCCGGTCGAGGCGATCACGGTCGCCGCCCACTTCGCCGCGCTGGAGCGCGAGGCAGACGACTGGCAGACGTCGCTCGAGCGATTCGACGCGGTGATCGGGGCGCTGATCGCCGCCCAGGAGGGCCTGGGCCAGGCCGCCGGCTCGGGATCCGACGGCGGTGCAGCTTCCCTCGGCGAGGTCACCACGCGGGTCGACGAGGTCCGCGCCTGGCTGCGATCGCTCGCTCCGGCCGCGGAGGAGGTGCGCCTTGCACGATGAGCTCTACTCCGAGCTCCTGAAGTTGCGGGGGCAGCTGGCCACAGCGGTCCGCGCGGCGGGACCCGACGAGCGCGAGCAGCTCATCGACCTGCGAAACGAAGTCGACCAGGCATGTCGGCGGATCCGGCTCGGTGCGTTCCACGATTCGACAGAGGGCGTCGCCGAAGACCACGCCCTCCTACTCTCGATCAACGGCAAGCTCGCCGCAGCGCAGAACCAAGCCGAGGCGGCGCGCGAAGCCGCGGCAGTCGTCGACGAGCTCGCCAACCTGCTCCGATGCCTCAGCGCGGTCTGAAGGGGACGCGAGCTCGACCTGGCCCACGCGACTCTTCAGGCCTTCTTCCGCGGCCGGCGGACCGCCCGCACCTTCCCGCTCTCGCCGCCGCCGCAGTAGAAGAGCCCGGCGCCGTTCGACTCGAGGCCCGTCACGATCGCGCCCTGCGGCAGAGCATGTCGCTGGAGCACCTCGCCGCTCTCCGGATCGACCTGCCGAATCTCGGACTCGTCGCCCTCCCACGTGCCGTGCCACAGCTCACCGTCGTCCCAGGTGACGCCGGTGACGAAGCGATCCGACTCGATGGTGCGCAGGATGGCGCCGGTCTCGGGATCGATCCGATGGATCAGCCGGTCGCGGTATTGTCCGACCCACAGGCTTCCCTCGGCCCAAGCGAGCCCCGAGTCACGGCCCATGCCCGGCGCCGGGATCGTCGACAGCACCGCCCCCGTTCCCGGATCGATCTTCAGGATGCGGCCTTCCATCAGCTGGTAGAGGTTTTCGCCGTCGAAGGCGGTGCCCGCGTCGCCCGCCAGATCGAGCGTGCGGACCGGCTCGCCGGTTTCGGGCGAGAACGCCTGCAGCTTCTCGCCCGTTGCGTACCAGACGAGCGCGCCGTCGAAGGTCACGCCGTGCGCCAAGTCGGCGCCGGGAAACGGACCGTACTCCCGCACGATCTCCGCTGGCTCACCCGCGACCGCTCTCGCCTTTGCCATGAGATTCCCTCCCTCTCAGTCCACGACCGGCAGCGCGGGGAGCCAGATCGCCGTCGTCCAACCGCTGATCGGCGCAGCGACCCAGCGACGTGCGCGCCCCCTCCCGCGCCCGACAACGTACCCTGCCGCCTCGAGACTCGCCAACGTCCGCTGCACCGTCCGCGAGCTCGCGCCCAGGGCCAGCGCGAGCGCCGTCGTCGACCACGACGCGCCGTCGGCGAGGAGCGCGATCAGCGCCGCGTCCGCACCCTCGACGGGGGGCGCCAGCACTGCCACGCCGTGAGCGCGTCGAGGCGAGAGCACGAAGCCACCCTTGGTCGCGCGGATCTCGGCCATCGCGCCGAGCTCCCTGCGAAGGCGTCCGACCTCGACGCGCAGCCGCGCCCGGTGGGAGGCATTCGCGCGAAGAAAACCGAAGGCAATCCGGATCAGCTCGTCTCGCGCGACCTCGTTGGGCCAGGCTTCGGCGAGAGCGCGCAGAATCGCGAGGAGGATGGGACGTCGCGCAAACGTCAATTGCTCGCCATCCTCGTGCACGGTCCTCCTGCAGGAATCGACCACCAGCCGCCGTGAGACGAGGAGCGCCTCCACCTCGCGCAGATCGATCGATCGATCGACGCCGGCTTCGATCCATCGCGCGGCCGGCTGCCGCAACGCCTGCGACGCACGTTCGATCTCGGCGGAGAGCGCGGGAACGCGTGCGTCCCGGGCTGCGCGCCGTGCTCGTTCGAGGGCGAAGTGCGCGGCCCCGGCGCGGCCCTGCCGCAGAGAGATCTCGAATTCCAGCAGCCCCGCCCGCGCGCGGAGCATCGCCGGCGCCCCGTGCAGCTGGAGTGCCGACGACTCGAGCTCGGCTTCCGACACCCTTCCCAATAATAGGAGCCGTCTGGCGCGCAACAACCGCGCATGGACGGCGTTGCTCCGATCGCGCTTCGACTCGAAGACGTCGACTGCGTCATCCAGCGCGCGGTCACCCCCGCCGAGCTCCCTCGCGGCAAGCGCGACCTCGGCCTCCGCCGCGATGCAGCGGGCTCGCGCGAGCGGCTCACGGGTCCCGAACGCCCGCGCGGCCTTGCGAAGGAGGACGCGCGCCTCCCCGAGCTCGCCGAGCTGAGCCAAGGCGATCCCCCGCAAGGCGAGCGCCGGCGCGTCGTCGCGAAGCGCGATTCGCTTCAGTGCCGCGAGCGGATCGCCAACCCGCAGCGCCCGAGCTGCCACATCGATCACGACGTCCATCACGTCGAGCGTACGACGGCCCCCCTGCGACGCACCAGCAGAGCATGCGCGTCACGAATGTTACTCCCGGGGCCTTCGGCCCGTAGCTAGGTTTCGTCACCTCCCGTTCGCACGGTGCGACGGGCTTGCTCGCGGAGAAACGACGATGACGAAGATCGGCTCGAAGCACGACTGGCTCGAGGCCCGAAAGGCCCTGCTCGCAAAGGAAAAGGAGCTCACCCGGCTCGGCGACGAGCTGAGCACGCTGCGTCGCGCGCTCCCGTGGGTGCGCGTGGACCAGTCGTATGAATTCGACACGCCAGCCGGCAGAAGGACCCTCGCCCAGCTCTTCGAAGGGCGGAGCCAGCTCGTCGTCTATCACTTCATGTTCGCGCCGGAATGGGAGGCCGGGTGCAAGAGCTGCTCGTTCTGGGCGGATAATTTCAATGGGATCGCGCCCCACCTCGAGCAGCGGGACGTGAGCTTCGTGGCCGTCTCCCGCGCGCCGCTCGAGAAGCTCCAATCGTTCGGCCGACGGATGGGGTGGACCTTCCCCTGGGTCTCGTCCCATCCAAGCTCGTTCAACTTCGACTTCGGCGTCTCGTTCACGCCGGAGGC
The Vulgatibacter incomptus DNA segment above includes these coding regions:
- a CDS encoding YncE family protein, with the translated sequence MDAECGLVSNNCGEMLDCGTCAAGLACDSNHRCGACEPLSCTGLCGEVSDDCGSTLDCGPCPRGDSIDIKANGLVSDRSRGKLYVSLPSSFGADGNSVAILDPASGLLEATLFVGSEPTVLAISDDSSTLYVGLAGAPRVVKVDLATFSVVGQFDLRTDSRSGPLFAEQIAVVPGAPDSVAVSTWIKGVSPRHAGVGIWDGGVRRDSMTPGHTGANRIAFTGSPGVLYGYNNESTEFGFRTFAVKPNGLEEVSVVPRVISGFYLDIKSSGDRILSTAGDLVDPTRPSLLGTYGASGPIESDLSTRLTYVVSSDWRTRNTSIEIFDRERFVPRGRVDLGTLPDGLADLVRWGDRGLAFRAGGKIVFVENPLIAGER
- a CDS encoding glutaminyl-peptide cyclotransferase, which translates into the protein MAKARAVAGEPAEIVREYGPFPGADLAHGVTFDGALVWYATGEKLQAFSPETGEPVRTLDLAGDAGTAFDGENLYQLMEGRILKIDPGTGAVLSTIPAPGMGRDSGLAWAEGSLWVGQYRDRLIHRIDPETGAILRTIESDRFVTGVTWDDGELWHGTWEGDESEIRQVDPESGEVLQRHALPQGAIVTGLESNGAGLFYCGGGESGKVRAVRRPRKKA
- a CDS encoding DNA-binding protein, which encodes MDVVIDVAARALRVGDPLAALKRIALRDDAPALALRGIALAQLGELGEARVLLRKAARAFGTREPLARARCIAAEAEVALAARELGGGDRALDDAVDVFESKRDRSNAVHARLLRARRLLLLGRVSEAELESSALQLHGAPAMLRARAGLLEFEISLRQGRAGAAHFALERARRAARDARVPALSAEIERASQALRQPAARWIEAGVDRSIDLREVEALLVSRRLVVDSCRRTVHEDGEQLTFARRPILLAILRALAEAWPNEVARDELIRIAFGFLRANASHRARLRVEVGRLRRELGAMAEIRATKGGFVLSPRRAHGVAVLAPPVEGADAALIALLADGASWSTTALALALGASSRTVQRTLASLEAAGYVVGRGRGRARRWVAAPISGWTTAIWLPALPVVD
- a CDS encoding DUF899 domain-containing protein; amino-acid sequence: MTKIGSKHDWLEARKALLAKEKELTRLGDELSTLRRALPWVRVDQSYEFDTPAGRRTLAQLFEGRSQLVVYHFMFAPEWEAGCKSCSFWADNFNGIAPHLEQRDVSFVAVSRAPLEKLQSFGRRMGWTFPWVSSHPSSFNFDFGVSFTPEAIDRGTGMYNFRRYENQMSDLPGISVFAKNEAGDVFHTYSCYSRGVELLNSAYRVLDLVPKGRDEGALPYPTAWLRLRDQYGT